From Bacillus sp. FSL K6-3431, the proteins below share one genomic window:
- a CDS encoding PH domain-containing protein: protein MNSRRERNIGDDFLNTPQKRLSKDAIKVWLISDTIGNVIGILILSILFYLDYRFSWNVWIWWILIVITVFALIGGIWSLIHPFLLYKNWRYNVDEEFLQLKSGALNETHQLIPITKIQSVATEQGPILRKYGLCSVSIETMGSSHTIPALPKGVAVELRNKIAQYAKIKEVE, encoded by the coding sequence ATGAATAGTCGAAGGGAGAGAAATATAGGTGATGATTTTTTGAACACACCCCAGAAACGTTTATCAAAGGACGCAATCAAAGTTTGGCTCATCAGTGACACGATTGGAAATGTCATCGGTATCCTCATTCTAAGTATCTTATTTTACCTTGATTATCGCTTTTCATGGAATGTATGGATCTGGTGGATATTGATAGTAATTACAGTCTTTGCATTGATTGGTGGGATTTGGTCATTGATCCATCCATTTTTACTTTATAAAAATTGGCGTTACAATGTGGACGAAGAATTTTTGCAATTGAAATCAGGCGCATTGAATGAAACGCATCAACTTATCCCGATAACAAAAATCCAATCGGTCGCAACCGAGCAAGGGCCGATTCTTAGAAAATATGGACTCTGCTCCGTTTCGATTGAAACGATGGGGTCTTCTCACACCATACCTGCCCTACCTAAAGGGGTGGCTGTTGAGTTAAGGAACAAAATTGCTCAATATGCAAAGATTAAGGAAGTGGAGTAA
- a CDS encoding ABC transporter ATP-binding protein, whose amino-acid sequence MIAIETKQLKKSYGADQVVQGIDLIVEKGEVFGFLGRNGAGKSTFINMLTGIIQPSSGTYSLLGVKGPNDQVKKRIGVMPDYSTFYGSLTAMDYLKFLSALSGKPTGKHGCLEVLRLVGLAEQAQIKTAKFSFGMKKKLGIAQAIIHDPELIFLDEPTSGLDAESVIHIQKLISDLKKRGKTIFMTSHNLDEVEKICTRIAIMKDGKITKIGTIDELRSFYRSTLTVKFKHSAIPKAEQLTLNQWLHSVGSDLEMKELYVTITLDHEKKIAEIIRAFNQYKIDVYRVEVDEPSLEEIFLDE is encoded by the coding sequence ATGATCGCCATTGAAACGAAACAACTAAAGAAATCATACGGTGCAGATCAGGTCGTACAAGGAATTGATTTGATTGTAGAAAAAGGGGAAGTATTTGGTTTTCTTGGTCGGAACGGTGCTGGAAAGTCTACCTTTATCAATATGCTAACCGGCATTATTCAACCAAGCTCTGGCACTTACTCGCTTTTAGGTGTAAAGGGACCAAATGATCAAGTAAAGAAGAGAATTGGCGTTATGCCTGATTACTCCACATTTTATGGTTCTTTAACCGCGATGGATTATTTAAAGTTCCTATCTGCTCTATCGGGAAAGCCCACAGGGAAACACGGTTGTCTGGAAGTCTTACGATTGGTTGGCTTAGCAGAACAGGCCCAGATAAAAACTGCTAAATTTTCATTCGGTATGAAGAAAAAGCTTGGGATTGCACAAGCAATCATCCACGACCCGGAATTAATTTTTCTCGATGAACCAACTTCTGGATTGGATGCAGAATCCGTCATTCATATACAAAAACTGATCTCTGATCTGAAAAAACGAGGGAAAACGATCTTTATGACATCCCACAATTTAGATGAAGTAGAGAAAATTTGTACACGGATCGCCATTATGAAAGATGGTAAGATTACCAAAATCGGCACAATAGATGAGCTTAGATCCTTCTATCGATCAACGCTCACAGTAAAGTTTAAGCATTCTGCAATCCCTAAAGCGGAGCAGCTGACACTGAACCAATGGCTGCATTCTGTAGGGTCAGATTTAGAAATGAAAGAGTTGTATGTAACAATTACGCTTGACCATGAGAAAAAAATTGCTGAAATCATACGGGCTTTTAACCAGTATAAAATTGATGTCTATCGTGTTGAAGTGGACGAACCATCACTTGAAGAAATATTTTTAGATGAATAG
- a CDS encoding response regulator transcription factor: protein MQEAHILIVDDEKAILQMLTTILRREAFKHIDTACTAEDGLTLCKTKRYDLILLDVMLPNRSGFDICPHIRETTDAPIFFLTARSTDLDKLSGFALGADDYITKPFNPLEVVARIKAHLRRNKVKTPPSPTNYQYGNIHVNSFSGEVKVNKKSVDLPAQVYQLLLFFCKHPNQLFSKSQLYEQVWGEEFLGEDNTVMVHIRKLREKIEENPSKPCQIVTVRGLGYKFVPDGDKHEHS from the coding sequence ATGCAAGAAGCACACATATTAATTGTAGATGATGAAAAAGCCATTTTACAGATGTTAACAACAATTTTAAGAAGAGAAGCTTTCAAACATATTGATACAGCATGTACAGCTGAGGATGGACTTACCTTATGTAAAACAAAACGGTATGACTTAATCTTATTGGATGTCATGCTTCCAAACCGGAGTGGCTTTGACATTTGTCCCCATATAAGGGAAACCACTGATGCTCCCATTTTCTTTTTAACTGCAAGATCTACAGATTTGGATAAGCTCTCAGGCTTTGCGTTAGGAGCGGATGATTATATTACAAAACCTTTCAATCCACTGGAAGTCGTTGCAAGGATCAAAGCCCATTTACGTAGAAATAAAGTAAAGACACCTCCATCTCCAACAAATTATCAATACGGAAACATCCACGTAAATAGTTTTTCCGGAGAAGTTAAGGTAAATAAAAAAAGCGTAGATTTACCTGCTCAAGTATATCAACTATTACTTTTCTTCTGTAAACATCCAAATCAGTTATTCAGTAAGAGTCAGCTTTATGAACAGGTATGGGGCGAGGAATTTCTAGGTGAGGATAATACTGTAATGGTTCATATAAGGAAGCTTCGTGAAAAAATCGAGGAAAACCCAAGTAAGCCATGTCAGATTGTTACAGTTAGAGGTCTTGGATATAAATTTGTTCCCGATGGTGACAAACATGAACATTCATAA
- a CDS encoding sensor histidine kinase, which translates to MNIHKRFIVQFFIQIVLAFILLSLILMTIWAIIGFSIMKSDVAKDLSKADTLFFSDRISIKEEKVTFDEKLKKLAKNQNGQLIVLTENGDVVDSYNTTEQAPKHINKSELASLILETPAEYSYWKLDGEYTQPYFLLLGKKNFGKEILNEMKSKVDWKNQHLNLSDVNHQKVNEENGWVQLIDSTGQVVDDYGTKKQPKSYSIQDLFTLSQNQEHSPAAYFDQKTEQAIIMGTHDANSPYHLEEGLNKTISHSLVITFILLFLLLLLGTFWYARKFGVPLIMMMKWINNLGKGVYEHPTDPHQHNVLLNKKGKLKRKYRLYRDFITTLNQLTETLKENESERLKRTQTREEWISGISHDLKTPLASVAGYSQMLESENYSWSEKETREFAKVISEKSSYMMELLEDLTLTYRLRNQALPIVKEDVDLNEFIRRTIIHFINDPGNSEMEFNFQPFHETISAFIDPKWFQRIIDNLIANAIKYNPSGTAITVSISLIEHHLVIIKIEDNGIGMNSETLDKLFQRYYRGTNTSDTGSGTGLGMAITKQLVQLHNGSIQVKSIPSKGTTIRIILPIDAENDD; encoded by the coding sequence ATGAACATTCATAAACGATTTATTGTACAGTTTTTCATTCAAATAGTCCTAGCCTTTATTTTGTTATCTCTTATTTTAATGACTATATGGGCTATTATTGGATTTTCCATTATGAAATCGGATGTTGCAAAAGATTTATCCAAAGCAGATACCTTGTTTTTTTCAGACAGAATTTCAATTAAAGAAGAAAAGGTTACATTCGATGAAAAGCTAAAAAAGTTAGCGAAGAATCAAAACGGCCAACTTATTGTTCTGACGGAGAATGGTGATGTGGTTGATTCCTATAATACTACCGAACAGGCACCCAAACATATAAACAAAAGCGAGCTTGCCTCATTGATTTTGGAAACTCCTGCAGAATACTCGTATTGGAAATTAGATGGAGAGTATACACAACCATATTTTCTGTTATTAGGTAAAAAGAATTTTGGGAAAGAGATATTAAATGAGATGAAGTCAAAGGTGGATTGGAAAAATCAGCATCTAAACCTTTCGGACGTGAACCATCAAAAAGTCAATGAAGAAAACGGTTGGGTCCAGTTAATCGATTCTACAGGACAAGTAGTGGATGACTATGGTACGAAGAAACAGCCAAAAAGTTACTCGATTCAGGATCTTTTCACGCTATCACAAAATCAGGAACATTCACCTGCTGCTTACTTTGATCAGAAGACGGAACAAGCAATCATTATGGGTACACACGATGCGAATTCTCCCTATCATTTAGAAGAAGGTCTAAATAAAACAATCAGTCATAGTCTTGTTATCACTTTTATTCTATTATTCCTTTTACTATTATTAGGAACGTTTTGGTATGCTCGTAAATTCGGGGTGCCGTTGATTATGATGATGAAATGGATTAACAACCTTGGTAAAGGTGTATATGAACATCCAACTGATCCCCATCAACATAACGTCTTGTTAAATAAAAAAGGAAAACTGAAAAGGAAATACCGATTATATAGAGATTTCATTACAACCCTTAATCAATTGACAGAAACCTTAAAGGAAAACGAATCTGAGCGGTTGAAAAGGACTCAAACAAGGGAAGAGTGGATTAGCGGAATTTCTCATGACTTAAAAACGCCGCTTGCTTCTGTTGCAGGATACTCACAGATGCTAGAATCTGAAAACTATTCGTGGAGTGAAAAGGAAACAAGAGAGTTTGCAAAAGTTATTTCCGAAAAGTCTTCCTATATGATGGAATTACTTGAGGACTTAACATTAACATATCGTTTAAGAAATCAAGCCTTGCCCATTGTAAAAGAAGACGTGGATCTCAACGAATTTATACGTCGGACAATTATTCATTTTATTAATGATCCTGGCAATAGCGAGATGGAATTCAACTTTCAACCTTTTCATGAAACCATTTCTGCCTTCATTGATCCAAAATGGTTTCAACGGATTATCGATAATCTGATCGCGAATGCTATTAAGTATAATCCATCGGGTACTGCGATCACAGTATCCATCTCTTTGATTGAGCATCACCTAGTCATCATTAAGATAGAAGATAATGGGATCGGCATGAATAGCGAAACGCTCGATAAGCTGTTTCAACGTTACTATCGCGGCACCAACACGAGCGACACAGGTAGCGGAACCGGCCTTGGAATGGCCATTACCAAACAATTAGTGCAGCTTCATAATGGATCCATTCAAGTGAAAAGTATTCCGAGCAAGGGTACTACGATTCGAATTATTCTCCCAATCGATGCAGAGAACGATGATTAG
- a CDS encoding SDR family oxidoreductase, whose protein sequence is MSNRFEDKVVLITGAGSGLGQASALQVAKEGAKLSLVDLNSNSLEETKQLILEVVPKAEVLLITADVSSEEAARNYVNKTVDKYSRIDGFFNNAGIEGKQDLTEDYGIDEFRKVVGINLNGVFFGMKYVLEIMKKQGSGSIVNTASVGGIRGVGNQSGYAASKHGVVGLTRNSGIEYGQYAISIKAIAPGAIMTPMVEGSLKQIDPVNWEEVGKEFVQPNPMKRFGKPEEVAYLVAFLLSDQANFINAVVIPIDGGQSYKY, encoded by the coding sequence ATGAGTAACCGTTTTGAAGATAAAGTAGTATTAATTACTGGTGCTGGGTCTGGATTAGGGCAAGCATCTGCATTACAAGTTGCAAAAGAAGGGGCAAAACTTTCATTAGTGGATTTAAATAGTAATTCTTTAGAGGAAACAAAACAATTGATTTTAGAGGTAGTACCTAAAGCAGAGGTGCTTTTAATTACGGCAGATGTTTCTAGCGAAGAAGCAGCAAGAAATTATGTAAACAAAACTGTAGATAAATATAGTAGAATTGATGGATTCTTTAATAATGCGGGAATAGAGGGCAAGCAGGACCTTACTGAAGATTATGGAATTGACGAGTTTCGTAAAGTAGTGGGCATCAACCTAAATGGTGTATTCTTTGGAATGAAGTATGTTTTAGAAATTATGAAAAAACAAGGGTCAGGATCTATTGTTAATACAGCCTCTGTTGGGGGAATTCGGGGTGTAGGTAACCAGTCAGGATACGCGGCAAGTAAACATGGTGTGGTAGGTTTAACAAGAAACTCTGGTATTGAATACGGACAATACGCTATTAGTATCAAAGCAATTGCACCAGGGGCCATTATGACCCCAATGGTCGAAGGCTCATTAAAGCAAATCGATCCAGTAAATTGGGAAGAAGTAGGAAAAGAATTTGTACAACCAAACCCAATGAAACGTTTCGGCAAACCAGAGGAAGTTGCTTATTTAGTCGCATTCTTATTATCTGACCAAGCAAACTTTATCAATGCAGTTGTTATTCCAATTGATGGCGGACAATCTTATAAATATTAA
- a CDS encoding LysM peptidoglycan-binding domain-containing protein translates to MKHLYAYTIQPGDNYWLLAHKYNTTAEEIFAANHGVNPYYLRVGQHIAIPVLETLYQPRQSNHCISQAEVDYRNDMRSLWEEHVAWTRMAIISLTFNLPDVDFVITRLLQNATDMGNMIRKLYGELAATTYANLIKEHLLFAADLVKAALAGDEQAVITAEQKWYANADQIAEFLSSVNPYLPENVVREMFYKHLDLTKQEAVFMINKDYQKDIEIYDKIEKQAREMADTISDAMVKLYPNMF, encoded by the coding sequence TTGAAACATTTATACGCCTATACGATCCAGCCGGGGGATAATTACTGGCTTTTAGCACATAAGTACAATACAACAGCGGAGGAAATTTTTGCGGCGAATCATGGAGTAAATCCATATTATCTGCGTGTTGGCCAGCATATCGCTATACCAGTTCTAGAGACCTTGTACCAGCCAAGGCAATCGAATCATTGCATTAGTCAGGCAGAAGTTGATTATAGAAACGATATGCGAAGCCTTTGGGAAGAACATGTTGCATGGACGAGGATGGCAATTATTAGTTTAACCTTTAATTTACCAGATGTAGATTTTGTTATTACTCGCCTTCTGCAAAACGCTACCGACATGGGAAATATGATTCGTAAATTGTATGGAGAACTTGCTGCTACTACTTATGCTAATTTGATTAAGGAACATCTTTTATTTGCTGCTGATCTAGTAAAAGCAGCTTTAGCAGGTGACGAGCAAGCGGTAATAACTGCAGAACAAAAGTGGTATGCCAATGCTGATCAAATTGCTGAGTTTTTAAGTAGTGTAAATCCATATTTACCTGAAAATGTAGTTAGAGAAATGTTTTATAAACACCTAGATTTAACAAAACAAGAAGCTGTTTTTATGATTAATAAGGATTATCAGAAAGATATTGAAATATACGATAAAATTGAAAAGCAAGCAAGGGAAATGGCGGACACAATTTCAGATGCAATGGTAAAATTGTATCCGAATATGTTCTAG
- a CDS encoding GNAT family N-acetyltransferase translates to MKRIPLKMVRKNLLNIPEYSLPTGFQMRLFEKGDEHNWTRVETNVDEFKNEKAALEHFTKEFGSLIDEMSTRCVFIEDKQGEVIATTTAWYGDLNGDGEISGRIHWVGVVPEYQGKKLSKPLLSAAMNILAQHHSKAYLTSQTTSYQAINMYLNYGFEPFITGPSCYEAWELMEKTLNRQILSRR, encoded by the coding sequence ATGAAAAGAATTCCATTAAAAATGGTGAGAAAAAATTTATTAAATATTCCAGAATATTCGCTTCCAACTGGATTTCAAATGAGATTATTTGAAAAAGGTGATGAGCATAATTGGACCAGGGTTGAAACGAATGTAGATGAATTTAAAAATGAAAAAGCTGCATTAGAACACTTCACTAAAGAATTTGGGTCACTTATAGATGAAATGTCAACACGCTGTGTATTCATTGAGGATAAACAGGGAGAAGTGATCGCAACAACAACTGCATGGTATGGAGACTTAAATGGCGATGGCGAAATATCTGGTAGAATACATTGGGTAGGTGTTGTTCCCGAATATCAAGGGAAAAAACTTTCAAAGCCATTACTAAGCGCGGCTATGAACATTTTGGCCCAACATCATTCAAAAGCCTATCTTACATCCCAAACTACGAGTTATCAAGCGATCAATATGTATTTAAACTACGGATTTGAACCTTTCATCACTGGTCCAAGCTGTTATGAAGCTTGGGAATTGATGGAGAAAACTTTAAATCGTCAAATTCTTTCAAGGAGGTAA
- a CDS encoding HAD family hydrolase translates to MIKAVIFDFDGLILDTETAWYESYKEVLKEQFEFDLPLEEFVKCVGSNDNVLFKYLEKEIAEHLDADDIRGRAGILHTESVKKAKAREGVAEYLADAREAGLTIALATSSTREWVTNHLTNLHLISYFDHLITQDDVEHVKPAPDLFLKTIEVLGIEPHEAVVFEDSLNGLIAALEAKLPTVVIPNPVTELLPFENYHLKLTSMAEMSLHDIIESLNK, encoded by the coding sequence ATGATTAAAGCGGTTATTTTTGATTTTGATGGATTAATCTTAGACACAGAGACGGCTTGGTATGAATCTTATAAGGAAGTTTTAAAAGAACAGTTTGAATTTGATTTACCACTTGAAGAGTTTGTGAAATGTGTCGGTTCTAATGATAATGTGCTATTTAAATACCTAGAAAAAGAGATTGCTGAACATCTAGACGCGGATGATATTCGTGGAAGAGCAGGGATATTACATACCGAAAGTGTAAAAAAGGCAAAGGCTCGCGAAGGTGTGGCCGAATACCTTGCAGATGCACGTGAGGCAGGTCTAACAATTGCCTTAGCAACGAGTTCAACGAGAGAATGGGTGACAAATCATTTGACCAACTTACATTTGATTTCTTATTTTGACCATTTAATTACCCAGGATGACGTGGAACATGTGAAGCCAGCACCGGATCTGTTTTTGAAAACAATTGAAGTGCTGGGAATAGAGCCGCACGAGGCAGTCGTTTTTGAAGATTCTCTTAATGGTTTAATTGCAGCGCTGGAAGCAAAACTACCTACTGTTGTTATTCCGAATCCAGTCACAGAGTTGTTACCGTTTGAAAATTATCATTTAAAATTGACCTCAATGGCGGAAATGAGTTTGCATGATATTATTGAGTCGCTAAACAAATAA